One window of the Labilibaculum sp. genome contains the following:
- a CDS encoding TonB-dependent receptor codes for MKKALLLLYSLFILLPCLAIGEQEISIGHEGMTFVEFANDLNEKYQIKVFFDKNWVENIRLKKSYSNENITAILDDILAGTQFQFLVRNNSIVLSKYENIGNEFSLREKVNHTTKEVESVEEDKDISNLQEQEYRIHEIGTALGKKKVKLFGKVSHFESSQPLKGVSIFLPNLTKGVTSDKDGYFELDLPPGFYTLNFRYMGLKPSSRKINLRGDGRINVQLMSESQNLKEIRVLAKDDKVKRISMGLELILAKDIESLPSALGEPDIIKSTTMLPGVESAGEGSIGFNVRGGSADQNLILIDNAPIYYPAHFFGFFSAFNNDMIQEASLYKSSIPVQFGGRISSTYDIHSNNKIADKINGKVGISPVTTKAFLNLPILKNKLSIMNSFRFTYSDWIVDKIDSKELVDSKSNFHDLHGKILYKPNSNNQFELSYYKSKDEFQLHSDTIYNFNNFVSSLNWRYRFSEKLKMNNSVYFTSFSYDMSSAEIASNAFKLTHKVNEGGFKSYLNLEKDLYTTIDLGTELKYYNISPGDMKPYSEASVVSNNNLPEENGLESALFLGFKREFMRNITAEAGIRYSLYGNVGKREELTYLDGITSRYNILDTITSTGLNNIYHGPEYRISVNYALNPSTSIKASYNRTRQYIHLLSNTTSISPTDTWKLSDKYLKPQIGDQISLGFYKNIFNSNFELSAETYFKKVQNAKDYKDGAQLYLNEHTENEVLNAEGKNYGVELFIRKNKGRFNTMVSYTYSRSYLKSKDNTGEFAVNDGDWYRAPYDKPHNIKAFFSFKLSRRFIFSTNLVYHTGRPATYPIAKYSLQGIPIIYYSERNEYRIPNYFRTDISLLVEGNLRKNKPYHTSWTFGLYNLTARNNAYSVYFRSEDSSVAGYKLSVFGNVIPTVSYNIEF; via the coding sequence ATGAAAAAAGCACTCCTACTACTATATAGTTTGTTCATACTTTTACCTTGTTTGGCTATTGGCGAACAAGAAATAAGTATTGGTCACGAAGGAATGACATTTGTTGAGTTCGCAAATGATCTGAATGAGAAATATCAAATAAAAGTATTTTTTGATAAAAATTGGGTTGAAAACATTCGCCTAAAAAAGTCTTATTCAAATGAAAATATTACAGCTATACTAGATGATATCCTAGCTGGCACTCAATTTCAATTTCTAGTTAGAAATAATTCAATTGTTCTCTCGAAATATGAAAACATTGGAAACGAATTTAGTCTTCGGGAAAAAGTGAATCACACCACAAAAGAGGTCGAATCAGTTGAGGAAGATAAAGACATTTCGAACCTGCAGGAGCAGGAGTACAGAATTCATGAAATTGGAACTGCCCTAGGTAAGAAAAAAGTAAAACTATTTGGTAAGGTAAGCCATTTTGAAAGCTCTCAACCACTTAAGGGCGTTTCAATATTTCTTCCTAATCTTACTAAAGGAGTAACATCTGATAAAGATGGCTATTTTGAACTTGATCTTCCTCCTGGATTTTACACTTTAAATTTTCGATACATGGGACTTAAACCAAGTTCCAGAAAAATTAATCTTCGTGGTGATGGTCGAATTAATGTTCAGTTAATGAGTGAATCCCAAAATCTTAAGGAAATACGTGTTTTAGCAAAAGATGACAAAGTAAAGCGAATATCAATGGGTTTAGAACTTATTCTGGCAAAGGATATTGAATCTTTACCTTCAGCCCTTGGTGAACCTGATATAATAAAAAGCACGACAATGTTACCAGGTGTGGAAAGCGCTGGGGAAGGATCAATTGGTTTCAACGTTAGAGGAGGTTCTGCCGATCAAAACCTAATACTAATAGATAATGCACCTATTTACTATCCTGCTCACTTTTTTGGATTCTTTTCTGCATTTAATAACGACATGATACAGGAGGCCAGTTTATATAAATCAAGCATTCCTGTTCAATTTGGAGGTCGAATTTCATCAACTTATGATATTCATTCAAACAATAAAATAGCCGATAAAATAAATGGTAAAGTTGGAATTAGTCCGGTTACTACAAAAGCATTTTTGAATTTACCAATACTCAAAAACAAGCTGTCAATAATGAATTCTTTCCGATTCACCTATTCCGACTGGATAGTTGATAAGATAGACTCAAAAGAATTAGTAGACTCTAAATCGAACTTTCACGACCTTCATGGAAAAATTCTCTACAAACCCAATTCAAACAATCAATTTGAGTTAAGTTATTACAAGAGCAAAGATGAATTCCAATTGCATTCTGACACAATTTATAACTTCAATAACTTTGTTAGCTCACTAAATTGGAGATATCGATTTTCAGAAAAGCTAAAGATGAATAACAGTGTATACTTCACAAGCTTTTCTTATGATATGAGTTCAGCAGAGATAGCAAGTAATGCTTTTAAATTAACTCACAAGGTGAATGAAGGCGGATTTAAATCATATCTAAATCTTGAAAAAGATTTATACACAACAATCGATCTGGGTACTGAGCTTAAATATTACAACATCAGTCCGGGAGACATGAAACCTTATTCTGAAGCTTCTGTAGTAAGTAATAACAATTTGCCAGAAGAAAATGGTCTTGAGTCTGCCTTATTCTTAGGTTTTAAAAGGGAATTTATGAGAAATATTACTGCAGAAGCAGGTATTAGATACTCATTATATGGCAATGTCGGAAAAAGGGAAGAATTAACTTATTTAGATGGAATTACGAGTCGTTATAATATTTTGGACACCATTACATCTACTGGTTTGAATAACATATATCATGGTCCTGAATATCGTATTTCGGTTAATTATGCATTAAACCCAAGCACATCTATAAAAGCAAGTTACAATAGAACCCGTCAGTACATACATCTTTTATCAAACACAACATCTATTTCTCCAACAGATACATGGAAACTTTCTGACAAGTATTTAAAACCTCAAATTGGGGATCAGATTTCTTTAGGTTTTTACAAGAACATTTTCAATTCTAACTTTGAATTATCAGCAGAAACCTATTTTAAAAAGGTTCAAAATGCTAAAGATTACAAGGATGGTGCACAACTGTATTTAAATGAGCATACGGAAAATGAGGTGCTTAACGCAGAAGGGAAGAATTACGGAGTAGAACTTTTCATCCGAAAAAACAAAGGCAGGTTTAACACAATGGTGAGCTATACTTATTCGAGAAGTTACCTCAAATCAAAAGATAATACGGGCGAGTTTGCAGTTAATGATGGTGATTGGTATAGAGCACCGTACGACAAACCACATAATATCAAAGCCTTTTTCAGCTTTAAACTTTCCAGACGGTTTATATTCTCAACTAATTTAGTTTATCACACTGGTCGGCCTGCTACCTATCCTATTGCTAAATACAGCCTACAAGGAATTCCAATTATTTACTATTCCGAACGAAATGAATATCGCATTCCAAACTATTTTAGAACCGATATTTCTCTGCTGGTTGAGGGAAATTTACGCAAAAACAAACCCTATCACACATCCTGGACTTTTGGTTTGTATAATCTTACAGCACGCAATAATGCTTACTCCGTTTATTTTAGATCTGAAGATTCTTCTGTAGCTGGATATAAACTATCTGTATTTGGAAACGTGATCCCTACAGTTTCATATAACATTGAATTTTAA